In one Streptomyces sp. NBC_01288 genomic region, the following are encoded:
- a CDS encoding replication-relaxation family protein — protein sequence MELTHRDYDVLKLTRTFGQLASTHLTELLFADRSHSVPDKVLGRLVRLGYLSRVGRRATGDKGGAGAFVYQLGRAGRLLLDVEGRPSPNVSNHALMIADTYLDLRRAEKAGVLTVKRWDVELPVPPVVRADLFVSLDFPGQQRSSSYFLEIDLGTEAPVRIREKVAGYWRAVQVSDAEFFPYVVFVVCQQVRKNEIGRILRTLPEEQQEMVWVVLIGELIPQLMKL from the coding sequence GTGGAACTGACCCATCGCGACTACGACGTTCTCAAGCTCACGCGCACCTTTGGGCAGCTTGCTTCGACGCACCTTACGGAGCTGCTGTTCGCGGATAGGTCGCATTCGGTGCCGGACAAGGTACTTGGTCGGTTGGTGCGACTCGGCTACCTGTCGCGGGTAGGTCGTCGTGCCACTGGCGACAAGGGCGGGGCTGGGGCGTTCGTGTACCAGCTCGGCCGTGCTGGTCGTCTCCTCCTGGACGTCGAGGGGCGACCGTCTCCCAACGTCAGTAACCACGCCCTCATGATTGCGGACACCTACCTGGATCTGCGGCGAGCCGAGAAGGCGGGTGTCCTCACCGTGAAGCGCTGGGACGTTGAGTTGCCGGTTCCTCCGGTGGTGCGGGCGGATTTGTTCGTCTCGCTGGATTTTCCAGGGCAGCAGCGCAGCAGTAGCTACTTCCTAGAGATCGACCTCGGTACGGAAGCCCCTGTGCGTATCCGAGAGAAGGTCGCCGGGTACTGGCGCGCGGTGCAGGTGAGTGATGCGGAGTTCTTCCCGTACGTGGTGTTTGTGGTGTGTCAGCAGGTGCGGAAGAACGAGATTGGACGCATCTTGCGAACACTGCCCGAGGAGCAACAGGAGATGGTGTGGGTGGTCTTGATCGGGGAGCTTATCCCGCAGTTGATGAAGCTCTAG